Proteins from a single region of Candidatus Bathyarchaeota archaeon A05DMB-5:
- a CDS encoding M20/M25/M40 family metallo-hydrolase, which yields MHAQLLREVEEEVTNLLSDLIRINTTNPPGNETEAAKYLAENLTKEGFKCEIFESAPGRGSVITCLKGNGEKPSLLLLSHLDVVAANPKEWTEDPFGGLVKDGFVWGRGALDMKSLTAIEVTVLKLLKRNKVKLKGDVILAATADEEKGGEAGAGWLVRNYPEKVHADYVINEGGGLAIPVNGRNIYTIQTAEKGILWFKVKAKGRPGHGSVPGAADNAILRMNRVIEKLGNYRSKIKLVNTVKQFLSEMARENKNANQALTRLLQNPDSGDQILDALAQKDEAIAEEIRAKIRMTITPTIIHGGVKENIIPSECETVFDCRILPGQTPTDALAEIKGLLKDFEPEKLVFEVIQANDPSESPTSTPLYELIVDVLKEFEPNCSVAPTLLTGGTDSRFFRKMGSVCYGFHPMRADLPYSEISKMTHGIDERISIENLVFGTSVLYDIVEKFMTRRYCCG from the coding sequence ATGCATGCTCAATTGTTGCGAGAAGTCGAAGAAGAAGTCACAAACCTTCTCAGCGATTTGATTCGCATAAACACGACCAATCCGCCTGGAAACGAAACCGAAGCAGCAAAATACTTGGCTGAGAATTTAACAAAAGAAGGCTTCAAATGCGAGATTTTTGAGTCTGCGCCTGGAAGAGGCAGTGTAATCACATGTCTTAAAGGAAACGGCGAAAAACCAAGTTTGCTTCTGCTTTCACATTTGGACGTTGTCGCCGCGAACCCGAAAGAGTGGACTGAAGACCCTTTTGGCGGCTTAGTTAAAGACGGGTTTGTTTGGGGACGAGGCGCTTTAGACATGAAGTCCCTAACAGCCATCGAAGTCACAGTTCTGAAGCTTTTGAAAAGAAACAAGGTGAAATTGAAAGGTGACGTGATACTTGCTGCGACGGCGGACGAGGAAAAAGGCGGAGAAGCAGGTGCTGGCTGGCTAGTTCGCAATTATCCAGAGAAGGTTCATGCTGACTACGTGATAAACGAGGGCGGAGGATTGGCAATTCCAGTAAACGGCAGAAATATCTACACAATTCAAACTGCGGAAAAAGGGATTCTCTGGTTTAAAGTTAAGGCTAAAGGTAGACCAGGACACGGTTCTGTGCCCGGCGCAGCGGACAACGCCATACTGCGTATGAATAGAGTTATTGAGAAACTTGGAAATTACCGCTCAAAAATTAAGCTTGTGAACACTGTGAAGCAGTTTTTAAGCGAGATGGCAAGAGAAAACAAGAATGCAAATCAAGCTTTAACGCGTTTGCTTCAAAATCCAGATTCTGGCGACCAAATTTTGGATGCGTTAGCTCAGAAAGACGAGGCGATAGCGGAAGAGATTCGAGCAAAAATTCGAATGACAATCACGCCTACAATAATTCATGGTGGGGTGAAGGAAAACATTATACCTTCAGAGTGCGAAACCGTTTTTGATTGCAGAATTTTACCCGGGCAAACTCCAACGGACGCCCTTGCGGAGATAAAAGGTTTGCTGAAGGATTTTGAGCCAGAAAAATTAGTTTTCGAAGTTATACAAGCCAATGACCCTTCTGAATCGCCGACAAGCACGCCGCTTTATGAATTAATTGTTGATGTTTTGAAGGAATTTGAGCCAAACTGTTCCGTAGCGCCAACCTTGCTTACTGGCGGGACAGACTCTCGTTTTTTCAGGAAGATGGGCAGTGTATGCTACGGTTTTCATCCGATGCGTGCTGATTTGCCTTACAGCGAAATCTCAAAAATGACACATGGGATAGACGAACGAATTTCCATAGAAAACTTAGTGTTTGGAACAAGCGTGCTCTACGATATTGTTGAAAAATTCATGACTCGACGCTATTGTTGCGGGTGA
- a CDS encoding 50S ribosomal protein L14e produces the protein MPAIEVGRICVKLLGREAGRKCVIVDIIDKSFVLVTGPKSVSGVRRRRTNVNHIEPLMDKIDIKRGASDEEVTEALKAAGKLEEMAKMVKPALA, from the coding sequence GTGCCAGCAATAGAAGTTGGTAGAATCTGCGTTAAACTGCTTGGTCGAGAGGCTGGAAGAAAATGCGTAATAGTTGACATAATAGACAAGAGTTTCGTTCTAGTAACTGGTCCAAAAAGTGTTTCAGGCGTGAGGAGACGGAGAACAAATGTTAACCACATTGAGCCATTAATGGATAAAATAGACATTAAACGGGGCGCATCAGACGAAGAAGTAACAGAAGCGTTAAAGGCTGCTGGTAAGCTCGAAGAAATGGCTAAAATGGTTAAGCCCGCATTGGCTTAG
- a CDS encoding class I SAM-dependent methyltransferase: MSRKREGLNHYFAARPKSKLKLGKIHACLRGVLFEFLTASGVFSKKRVDLGTKLLIESMILPEKGSVLDVGCGYGAVGVAAAAFNPNLRVVMVDVNERAVWLAKQNIEINRVGNAEVRCGNLYEPVGDLTFDCILSNPPVSAGMSMVRAIITEAPMHMTSGALFQMVVKSKIGGKRLQSFFEEAFGNFKILARESGYRVLMAEKH, from the coding sequence ATGTCTCGGAAACGTGAAGGTTTAAATCACTATTTTGCTGCTCGACCAAAATCTAAGCTGAAGCTTGGAAAAATTCATGCTTGTCTTCGTGGAGTTTTATTTGAGTTTTTGACGGCTTCTGGCGTGTTTTCTAAAAAGCGTGTGGATTTGGGTACTAAACTATTGATTGAGTCTATGATTCTTCCCGAGAAAGGTAGCGTTTTAGATGTTGGGTGTGGATACGGCGCTGTTGGGGTTGCTGCTGCTGCTTTTAATCCGAATTTGCGTGTTGTGATGGTTGACGTGAACGAACGTGCGGTTTGGCTTGCGAAGCAGAACATTGAAATTAACCGTGTTGGCAATGCCGAAGTTAGGTGTGGAAATTTGTATGAGCCGGTTGGAGATTTGACTTTTGACTGTATTCTTTCTAATCCTCCAGTGAGTGCTGGAATGAGCATGGTTAGAGCGATAATTACTGAAGCACCAATGCACATGACTAGCGGAGCTCTTTTTCAAATGGTTGTGAAATCCAAAATTGGAGGCAAAAGGCTACAATCTTTTTTTGAAGAAGCTTTTGGAAACTTCAAAATTTTGGCGCGAGAAAGTGGCTATCGAGTGTTGATGGCGGAAAAGCACTAG
- a CDS encoding DUF2798 domain-containing protein yields MSLGMSCSQSLVLSIINLRGFYVDKWLVAFAIGFVVSLPTSLAIIPIARKIVKKMTTE; encoded by the coding sequence ATGTCTTTGGGCATGTCTTGTTCGCAGTCATTGGTTCTTAGCATAATAAACTTAAGAGGATTCTACGTGGACAAGTGGCTTGTAGCGTTTGCAATTGGTTTTGTTGTGAGTCTTCCCACATCATTAGCCATTATTCCAATTGCAAGGAAAATCGTTAAGAAGATGACGACAGAATAG